A region from the Brassica napus cultivar Da-Ae chromosome C8, Da-Ae, whole genome shotgun sequence genome encodes:
- the LOC125575125 gene encoding rhomboid-like protein 20 has protein sequence MNGGPSGFHNAPVTKAFVITSALFTVLFGIQGRSSKLGLSYQDIFEKFRIWKLIMSSFAFSSTPESMFGLYLLYYFRVFERQIGSNKYSVFILFSGTLSLLLEVTLLSLLKDTTENLLTSGPYGLIFASFIPFYLDIPVSTRFRVFGVNFSDKSFIYLAGLQLLLSSWKRSIFPGVCGIIAGSLYRLNILGIRKAKFPEFAASFFSRLSLPSFSSSSSPAPSRNIVGTISPNTVRRAERSQPAPMASSVEPSEEAIATLVSMGFDRNAARQALVHARNDVNAATNILLEAQSH, from the exons ATGAACGGCGGTCCCTCCGGTTTCC ATAATGCTCCGGTAACGAAAGCCTTCGTCATCACGAGCGCTCTGTTCACCGTGCTCTTCGGGATCCAGGGCCGTTCCTCCAAGCTCGGTTTGTCTTACCAG gATATCTTTGAGAAGTTTCGGATATGGAAGCTAATCATGTCGAGTTTTGCCTTCTCCTCCACACCAGAATCGATGTTCGGGTTGTATTTGCTATACTACTTTCGAGTTTTTGAGAGACAGATTGGCTCAAATAAGTACTCG GTCTTTATCTTGTTCTCAGGGACTTTATCTCTTCTACTAGAGGTCACTTTGCTATCACTGCTTAAAG ATACCACAGAAAATTTACTGACCTCTGGACCATACGGCCTGATATTTGCTTCGTTTATACCCTTCTACTTGGACATCCCAGTTTCAACAAGGTTTCGTGTATTTGGTGTCAACTTCTCCGATAAGTCATTCATATACCTTGCAGGACTCCAG CTTCTACTATCTTCTTGGAAAAGATCCATCTTTCCTGGAGTTTGCGGCATAATTGCTGGTTCCTTGTATCGTTTGAACATCCTCGGCATCCGAAAGGCCAAG TTCCCCGAGTTTGCTGCTTCGTTCTTTTCCCGGCTTTCTTTGCCGTCCTTTAGTAGCTCTTCTTCTCCAGCACCAAGCAGGAACATCGTTGGGACTATATCACCAAACACAGTTCGCCGAGCAGAG AGATCTCAGCCAGCACCGATGGCGTCAAGTGTGGAGCCATCTGAAGAAGCCATAGCTACATTGGTATCAATGGGTTTTGACAGAAACGCAGCAAGACAGGCCCTCGTGCACGCCAGAAATGATGTCAACGCCGCCACAAACATCCTTCTTGAAGCACAATCTCACTAA
- the LOC106368062 gene encoding uncharacterized protein LOC106368062 — protein MATMSKPQRTKPTSRSQRLVLLCIVIFACLLLLSSVISTGKLGLRYQQTLIDYFVRSPRGKREHTLSEKYLYWGNRIDCPGKNCETCAGLGHQESSLRCALEEAMFLNRTFVMPSGMCINPIHNKKGILNRSDNKTTEEGWVGSSCAMDSLYDIDLISEKIPVILDDSKTWHLVLATSMKLEERGIAHVYGVSRHRLTESHYSNLLIINRTASPLAWFVECKDRGNRSAVMLPYSFLPNMAAANLRDAAEKIKAELGDYDAIHVRRGDKLKTRKDRFGVERIQFPHLDRDTRPEFILHRIEKLIPPGRTLYIGSNERTPGFFSPLAVRYKLAYSSNFSEILDPIIKNNYQLFMVERLVMMGARTYFKTFREYETDLTLTDDPKKNKNWETPVYTMDERKEAAS, from the exons ATGGCGACGATGAGCAAACCTCAGAGGACAAAACCCACTTCTAGATCTCAGCGTCTTGTTCTGTTATGCATTGTTATCTTCGCatgtctcctcctcctctcctcGGTGATCTCTACCGGAAAACTGGGTTTACGGTATCAACAAACTCTAATAGATTATTTCGTGAGATCTCCTCGGGGAAAGAGAGAGCACACGCTTTCAGAGAAGTACCTGTATTGGGGAAACAGAATCGATTGTCCTGGCAAAAACTGTGAAACTTGTGCAGGCTTGGGTCATCAAGAATCTAGCCTTAGGTGTGCACTTGAAGAAGCCATGTTTCTTAACAG GACCTTTGTAATGCCTTCTGGAATGTGCATCAATCCAATACATAATAAGAAAGGTATACTGAATCGATCGGATAACAAAACTACAGAGGAAGG TTGGGTAGGGAGCTCTTGTGCAATGGACTCCTTGTATGATATTGATCTCATATCTGAGAAGATACCTGTGATATTGGACGACTCTAAAACATGGCATCTTGTTCTAGCCACAAGTATGAAGCTGGAAGAAAGAGGGATTGCGCATGTTTATGGAGTTAGTCGCCATAGGCTAACAGAGAGTCACTACTCGAATCTTTTGATCATTAACCGAACCGCAAGTCCTCTTGCATG GTTCGTTGAGTGCAAAGATAGAGGCAATCGTAGCGCCGTCATGCTTCCTTATTCATTTCTCCCTAACATGGCAGCTGCAAACCTGAGAGACGCCGCAGAAAAG ATAAAAGCAGAACTTGGTGATTATGATGCCATCCATGTTCGCCGTGGAGACAAACTGAAAACAAGGAAAGACAGGTTTGGAGTTGAAAGGATTCAGTTTCCTCATCTAGACAGAGATACACGACCGGAGTTTATCCTCCACAGGATAGAGAAGCTGATTCCACCAGGGAGGACTCTTTATATCGGTTCTAATGAGAGAACTCCTGGATTCTTCTCTCCTCTCGCCGTCAG GTACAAACTGGCTTACTCGTCAAATTTTAGCGAGATTCTTGATCCTATAATCAAGAATAATTACCAGTTGTTCATGGTGGAGAGACTGGTAATGATGGGAGCCAGAACATACTTCAAAACGTTTAGAGAGTATGAAACGGATCTCACCTTGACTGATGATCCCAAAAAGAACAAGAACTGGGAGACACCAGtgtataccatggatgaaaggAAAGAAGCAGCAAGCTAA
- the LOC125591148 gene encoding calmodulin-like, translated as MADQLTDDQISEFKEAFSLFDKDGDGCITTKELGTVMRSLGQNPTEAELQDMINEVDADGNGTIDFPEFLNLMARKMKDTDSEEELKEAFRVFDKDQNGFISAAELRHVMTNLGEKLTDEEVDEMIKEADVDGDGQINYDEFVKVMMAK; from the exons ATGGCGGATCAGCTCACCGACGATCAGATCTCCGAGTTCAAGGAAGCCTTCAGCTTATTCGACAAAGATGGTGACG GTTGCATTACCACCAAGGAGCTGGGAACTGTGATGCGTTCTCTCGGACAGAACCCAACCGAAGCCGAGCTCCAAGACATGATCAATGAAGTTGACGCTGACGGTAACGGCACCATTGATTTCCCCGAGTTCTTGAACCTCATGGCTCGTAAGATGAAGGACACCGACTCCGAGGAAGAGCTCAAGGAAGCGTTCCGGGTTTTCGACAAGGACCAGAACGGTTTCATCTCGGCTGCTGAGCTCCGTCATGTGATGACAAACTTAGGCGAGAAGCTCACGGATGAAGAGGTTGATGAGATGATCAAGGAAGCTGATGTTGATGGTGATGGTCAGATTAACTATGACGAGTTTGTCAAGGTCATGATGGCTAAGTGa